In the Aromatoleum bremense genome, one interval contains:
- the casB gene encoding type I-E CRISPR-associated protein Cse2/CasB, producing MSTHDADPRGQPQSDTGATPRTEGPISRLARIVGRSACYQGDSHGLDNGERAALARLDPDGELRPHEIAALSRALIYADLAPENWHPDTWQRWALIAHGIALAGHDGSRSLGIQLSDAGVSESRVTKLLTARDDAFRQLLPRLLRLLASKEKAPNWHDLGGLILNQGRDEEEAEAIRLRIAGRYFSAEARKPKH from the coding sequence ATGAGCACGCATGACGCCGATCCACGGGGCCAACCTCAGTCCGATACCGGGGCCACGCCACGGACGGAAGGTCCGATCTCCCGACTGGCCAGAATAGTGGGACGCTCGGCTTGTTATCAGGGCGATTCACATGGGCTCGACAACGGCGAACGCGCAGCCCTGGCCCGCCTGGATCCGGACGGAGAACTGCGTCCGCATGAAATCGCTGCCCTGTCGCGGGCGCTTATATACGCCGATCTGGCCCCCGAAAACTGGCACCCGGACACCTGGCAACGGTGGGCGCTGATTGCTCACGGCATTGCTCTGGCCGGGCACGACGGTAGCCGAAGCCTCGGGATCCAGCTCAGTGATGCCGGTGTGTCCGAATCCCGCGTCACCAAGCTGCTGACCGCTCGTGATGATGCGTTCCGGCAACTGCTTCCGCGCCTGTTGCGCCTGCTGGCCAGCAAGGAGAAGGCCCCCAATTGGCACGATCTGGGCGGCCTGATCCTGAACCAGGGACGCGACGAGGAAGAGGCCGAGGCCATCCGATTGCGAATCGCCGGACGTTATTTTTCAGCCGAAGCAAGAAAACCCAAACATTAA
- the cas6e gene encoding type I-E CRISPR-associated protein Cas6/Cse3/CasE yields MTFQLLRLQPDPAALATWATRHELLSPDGDYGYAFHALLHAAFGELAPKPLRYLGGRQGLLAYTSADLDALRLHAQMAAPDVARALGLDELDARPFPTVWNTGQRLAFEVRVRPVVRAKDGRERDAFLHAIGEDSESAPTAEHDTLAERATIYTGWLAKQLSPDGAARIIEARMDAFRLTRVMRKTGANGTGKRHTRFVCGPDTVFKGQLEVGDVEAFAGLLARGVGRHRAFGFGMLLLRPASTC; encoded by the coding sequence ATGACCTTCCAGTTACTGCGCCTGCAACCGGACCCCGCAGCCTTGGCCACCTGGGCGACTCGCCACGAATTGCTCTCCCCGGACGGCGACTACGGCTACGCATTCCACGCGCTGCTCCACGCCGCCTTCGGCGAGCTGGCCCCCAAGCCACTTCGCTACCTGGGCGGCCGACAGGGCTTGCTCGCATACACGTCCGCCGACCTTGACGCTTTGCGCTTGCACGCGCAAATGGCCGCACCGGATGTCGCCCGCGCCCTTGGGCTGGATGAACTGGACGCCCGCCCCTTTCCGACCGTCTGGAACACGGGGCAACGTCTGGCTTTCGAAGTGCGGGTACGCCCCGTGGTCCGCGCCAAGGACGGACGCGAGCGGGATGCATTCCTGCACGCCATCGGCGAGGATTCGGAATCTGCGCCAACCGCGGAACATGACACGCTCGCCGAGCGGGCAACGATCTACACCGGCTGGCTGGCGAAGCAGCTTTCGCCGGACGGTGCGGCGCGAATCATCGAAGCCCGAATGGACGCATTTCGACTCACCCGGGTAATGCGAAAAACGGGTGCAAACGGCACCGGCAAACGCCATACGCGCTTCGTCTGCGGCCCGGATACCGTGTTCAAAGGCCAGTTGGAGGTGGGCGACGTGGAAGCTTTCGCAGGCTTGCTGGCACGGGGAGTCGGCCGCCACCGGGCGTTCGGTTTTGGCATGCTGCTCCTCAGACCTGCGTCTACATGTTGA
- the cas5e gene encoding type I-E CRISPR-associated protein Cas5/CasD, with protein MSRHLLMRLQAPLMAFGGETIDNYGVIREFPALSMITGLLANALGWRREESERHDRLQSRLIVGARLDSDVQRMREYQTAQLFEKDQGWTTFGQPEGRAASPSYSMQPDGRKSLTWQRYRDYHASLNVLVALRLESADESPTLGELADALDRPARPLFIGRKSCLPSCRVFAGWQEADNMLHALQTAQLPDLDLRFRLQWPDGEGTLAGDRRIDLCDERNWVSGVHGGWRPVREGSFTASGVRQ; from the coding sequence ATGTCGCGGCATCTGCTCATGCGTCTGCAGGCGCCGCTGATGGCTTTCGGCGGAGAGACCATCGACAACTACGGCGTGATTCGCGAGTTTCCCGCGCTTTCGATGATCACCGGTCTGCTCGCCAATGCCTTGGGCTGGCGGCGGGAGGAAAGTGAACGGCACGATCGGCTGCAGAGCCGGCTGATAGTCGGCGCTCGGCTGGATAGTGACGTTCAGCGGATGCGCGAATACCAAACCGCCCAGCTTTTCGAAAAGGACCAGGGCTGGACAACCTTCGGCCAGCCGGAAGGCCGCGCTGCGAGTCCCAGTTATTCGATGCAGCCGGACGGGCGAAAATCACTCACTTGGCAACGTTATCGCGACTATCACGCCAGCCTGAACGTCCTTGTTGCGCTGCGCCTGGAGTCGGCTGACGAGTCGCCGACCTTGGGCGAACTGGCCGACGCGCTCGATCGTCCTGCCCGCCCCTTGTTCATCGGCCGCAAAAGCTGCCTGCCCAGTTGCCGGGTTTTCGCCGGCTGGCAGGAAGCTGACAACATGCTGCACGCCTTGCAAACTGCTCAACTTCCCGATCTCGACCTTCGCTTTCGACTGCAATGGCCCGACGGCGAAGGCACGCTGGCCGGAGACCGCCGAATCGATCTGTGCGACGAGCGCAATTGGGTCAGCGGCGTACACGGCGGATGGCGCCCTGTACGAGAAGGCAGCTTTACAGCATCCGGAGTCCGTCAATGA
- the cas7e gene encoding type I-E CRISPR-associated protein Cas7/Cse4/CasC, whose amino-acid sequence MRLPRFIQIHTLHTYPAALLNRDDAGLAKRLPLGNAVRTRISSQCLKRHWRVTDDKFALSRLDVPMAIRSRATLEHISKRVQENGISAAMAQAAAEALRDAGLLDKGGKDKKGEDALKTGQAVLLGKAEIDYLVKRCTELAESAADEQVLKTDVAKALKDEKKNIEALKHGSGLESALFGRMVTSDILASRDASIYVAHAFTVHPAQVENDYFTVVDDLLHEAGELGSAGIFDTELASGLYYGYVVVDVPQLIENLEGIAVQDCFSPDTPPARRELAGRVVQHLLHLIATVSPGAKRGSTAPFDWAKFVLVEAGDWQPRSLAGAFHDALPLEDKHNSGTIRQRTVARLSDEIAAMDEAYGAPLARRFLALDPVEVAGAERTNLNKLADWARDIVQQGEC is encoded by the coding sequence ATGCGCCTGCCCCGCTTCATTCAGATTCATACCCTGCACACCTACCCCGCCGCACTGCTCAACCGTGACGACGCAGGGCTCGCAAAGCGTCTGCCCCTCGGCAATGCGGTGCGCACCCGTATCTCCTCGCAGTGCCTCAAGCGGCATTGGCGGGTCACGGACGACAAGTTCGCGCTGTCTCGTCTCGACGTACCGATGGCGATTCGCTCCCGTGCCACGCTGGAACATATCAGCAAGCGAGTTCAGGAAAACGGAATATCTGCGGCAATGGCTCAGGCGGCCGCCGAAGCGCTGCGCGATGCGGGCCTGCTCGACAAAGGCGGTAAAGACAAGAAGGGGGAAGATGCACTGAAGACCGGACAGGCCGTCCTGCTAGGCAAGGCCGAAATTGACTATCTGGTCAAGCGCTGCACCGAACTGGCCGAATCCGCGGCAGACGAACAAGTACTCAAGACCGACGTCGCCAAGGCGTTGAAGGACGAGAAGAAGAACATCGAGGCGCTCAAGCACGGCAGCGGGCTGGAATCCGCGCTGTTCGGGCGCATGGTGACGTCCGATATACTGGCCAGCCGTGATGCCTCCATCTATGTCGCCCATGCATTCACCGTTCATCCAGCGCAAGTCGAGAACGACTATTTCACCGTAGTTGACGACCTGCTTCATGAAGCCGGCGAACTGGGCTCTGCCGGCATTTTCGACACCGAACTCGCTTCCGGCCTTTACTACGGCTACGTCGTCGTGGACGTTCCACAGTTGATTGAAAACCTGGAAGGCATCGCCGTCCAGGACTGCTTTTCTCCAGACACGCCGCCGGCGCGCCGCGAGCTGGCGGGACGCGTCGTGCAACATCTGCTGCACCTGATCGCCACCGTCAGCCCCGGCGCGAAGCGCGGCTCTACCGCACCCTTCGACTGGGCGAAATTCGTCCTCGTGGAGGCCGGCGACTGGCAACCCCGCAGCCTGGCCGGAGCCTTTCATGACGCGCTGCCGCTGGAGGACAAACACAACTCCGGCACCATCCGGCAGCGGACCGTCGCCCGCCTGTCCGACGAAATCGCCGCCATGGACGAAGCCTACGGCGCACCATTGGCCCGCCGCTTCCTGGCGCTCGACCCGGTTGAAGTGGCTGGCGCCGAACGGACCAACCTGAACAAACTGGCCGATTGGGCAAGGGATATCGTGCAGCAAGGGGAATGCTGA
- the cas1e gene encoding type I-E CRISPR-associated endonuclease Cas1e translates to MLKGRLGLETARVPHADRHGLIWLERGELCVVDGCLHFVAGKDSLTPHILQVPHQAVSMILLGPGSSVTHDALRLLARHGTLMAAVGQDGVRTYTAPPLLPDRSDVARRQAELWGAPRRRVSVARHMYALRLGEVLPHRDLDTLRGIEGARVKAIYRLMAEKYGIDWDGRHYDRNNPLAADIPNQAINHAATAVQGAAAIAVQSLAAIPQLGFIHEDSGQAFVLDIADLFRDTVTLQIAFSAAQKALAGHTDSIDRLVRREASTVFRKQSVIPAMIDKIKQVLRTEEIDGVGDDRDS, encoded by the coding sequence ATGTTGAAGGGACGACTCGGGCTGGAAACAGCCCGCGTTCCGCATGCGGATCGACACGGCCTGATCTGGCTGGAACGCGGAGAACTCTGCGTGGTGGATGGCTGCTTGCATTTCGTAGCCGGCAAGGACTCCCTGACGCCCCACATTCTCCAGGTGCCTCATCAAGCCGTGTCCATGATCCTGCTCGGACCGGGAAGCAGTGTCACTCACGACGCGCTGCGCTTGCTGGCACGTCACGGCACGCTGATGGCCGCCGTGGGACAGGACGGCGTGCGCACCTATACGGCGCCTCCCTTGCTACCGGATCGTTCCGATGTTGCCCGACGCCAAGCCGAACTATGGGGCGCCCCTCGCCGCCGCGTCAGCGTCGCCCGTCACATGTACGCGCTGCGTCTCGGCGAGGTTCTTCCTCATCGCGACCTGGACACGCTACGGGGTATCGAAGGCGCCCGAGTCAAGGCGATCTACCGCTTGATGGCCGAAAAATACGGAATCGACTGGGATGGGCGGCACTATGACCGGAACAATCCCCTCGCGGCTGATATCCCCAATCAAGCAATCAACCACGCCGCGACAGCAGTACAAGGCGCCGCCGCGATCGCGGTGCAGTCACTCGCGGCGATCCCACAACTCGGGTTTATTCATGAAGATTCGGGGCAAGCCTTCGTTCTCGATATTGCCGATCTGTTCCGCGACACCGTCACGCTACAAATCGCTTTCTCGGCTGCCCAGAAGGCGTTGGCTGGACACACGGACAGCATAGATCGCTTGGTAAGGCGAGAGGCGTCAACGGTGTTTCGCAAGCAGTCCGTCATTCCGGCCATGATCGACAAGATCAAACAAGTCTTACGCACTGAGGAAATCGATGGCGTTGGTGATGATCGTGACTCGTGA